A region from the Arachis ipaensis cultivar K30076 chromosome B01, Araip1.1, whole genome shotgun sequence genome encodes:
- the LOC107646844 gene encoding uncharacterized protein LOC107646844 has translation MGDTREETDWRNQNAEDHRGGVVFLGEEDIVEGVQACANSLTGRIFANRQFTMGTMENALTAIWGKPKGIRVTEIKSNVFQFFFDMEEELLRIEQGSPWLFKNFVLHVRRWNIQEEAADNVISKFPVWVQLWGIPEKFKTLESGRKIGESLGKVSDLGFLKLRERKTESSRLGLIFVVRKK, from the coding sequence ATGGGCGATACGAGAGAAGAGACTGACTGGAGGAACCAGAATGCAGAAGATCACCGTGGAGGGGTGGtatttcttggagaagaagatatCGTAGAAGGGGTTCAAGCCTGTGCCAATAGCCTGACAGGCAGAATTTTCGCTAATAGACAATTCACAATGGGCACCATGGAGAATGCATTAACAGCGATCTGGGGTAAGCCAAAAGGAATCAGAGTTACTGAAATAAAATCTAATgtctttcaatttttctttgataTGGAAGAAGAACTACTGAGAATTGAACAAGGCTCTCCTTGGctatttaaaaattttgttttgCATGTTAGACGATGGAATATCCAGGAGGAGGCTGCTGACAATGTAATATCTAAATTTCCAGTTTGGGTACAATTGTGGGGGATCCCGGAAAAGTTCAAAACACTGGAATCTGGGAGGAAAATAGGAGAAAGCTTGGGGAAGGTGTCTGATTTGGGTTTTTTGAAGTTAAGGGAAAGGAAAACAGAATCCTCAAGGCTCGGGTTGATATTTGTGGTGAGAAAGAAGTAA